Proteins found in one Mustela lutreola isolate mMusLut2 chromosome 12, mMusLut2.pri, whole genome shotgun sequence genomic segment:
- the RNF183 gene encoding E3 ubiquitin-protein ligase RNF183, translating to MAEGQGQEPECPVCWNPFNNTFHTPKVLDCCHSFCVECLAHLSLVTPARRRLLCPLCRQPTVLASGQPVTDLPTDTAVLTLLRLEPHHVILEGHQLCLKDQPKSRYFLRQPRVYTLDLGPEPGSQTGPPPDMGPTTRSLPIPIPSHYSLRECFRNPQFRIFAYLMAVILSVTLLLIFSIFWTRQFLWGVG from the coding sequence ATGGcggaggggcagggccaggagccTGAGTGCCCTGTCTGCTGGAACCCCTTCAACAACACATTTCATACCCCCAAAGTGCTGGACTGTTGTCACTCCTTCTGTGTGGAATGCCTGGCCCACCTCAGCCTGGTGACTCCAGCCCGGCGGCGGCTGCTGTGTCCGCTCTGTCGCCAGCCCACTGTGCTGGCCTCTGGGCAGCCGGTCACGGACTTGCCCACGGACACTGCCGTGCTCACTCTGCTTCGCCTGGAGCCCCACCATGTCATCCTGGAAGGCCACCAGCTCTGTCTCAAGGACCAGCCCAAGAGCCGCTACTTCCTGCGCCAGCCCCGGGTCTATACACTTGATCTAGGCCCTGAGCCTGGGAGCCAAACGGGGCCCCCCCCGGACATGGGCCCTACCACCAGGTCTCTGCCCATTCCCATCCCCAGCCACTACTCCCTGAGGGAGTGTTTCCGCAACCCTCAGTTCCGGATCTTTGCTTACCTGATGGCTGTTATCCTCAGTGTCACTTTGTTGCTCATCTTCTCCATCTTTTGGACCAGGCAATTCCTCTGGGGTGTGGGGTGA